In Deltaproteobacteria bacterium, the genomic window CGATCGCTTTCTGACACGCCGCTTCCAAGCGAGGGGCGCTATAGCGTTTGGCCAGTTGCAGTAAGCCCAAACAGCTGCGATAGCCTTGTTCGGGATGAGCATGGTGTTCGAGCAGATGTTGCACCAACGTGCGCGTAGCTGCTCCAATCGTCTGTGCCCAATTCAGAAACCGCCCCGGAGTCCATTCCAGATGGCGTTGGTGAGCTTTGGGCATATGTTCAGCCAGCGTGGTATGACTCCCTTTGCGCGAACTCCGTCGATGGGTCGCGATGCGTTCGCTTTTATGGAAGATTTCGACGGTCGTGACGGTGAGGCGCACGTCCATGGCTTGGCGTACGAAGCGATGGGGGACACTGTAGAAATGCCCCTCAACTTCGAGATGATAATCGAGATGCACGCGTGCCTGGCGCCATTCCGCATACTCATAGGGAGTAGCGGGCAGAGGTTGGAGTGCCGGTTGTTCATGCGTGAGAAACTGCGAGTGACGTGAGCCTGGAAGTTTCTTGAAGGGCCGCTGGTTGAGGGTCGTAAGCAACGCGGTAATCGCGGTATTGAGCTCAGCTAAACTGAAGAATTGCTGATGGCGCAGCTGCGCTAAAATCCAGCGTTCGACAATCTGCACGCCGACTTCCACTTTGGCTTTGTCTTTCGGTTTATAGGGACGCGCTGGCAAGACAACGGTGTTGTAATGCCGCGCCCATTCTGCGTAGGTGGGGTTGAGTTCGGGTTCGTAGCGACACGCTTTGGCGACCCCCGCTTTCAGATTGTCCGGAATAACCAACTGCGGGACGCCCCCAAAAAACGTCAGCGTCCGCACATGCGAGCCGATCCAGTCGGGTAAGCTCTGGGTCCAGGTGGCTTCCGCATACGTGTAATTGGATGCGCCGAGAACCGCGACGAAGATCTGAGCTGACCGTACGGCCCCCGTGAGTCCATCAATGACGGGCACGGTGGGGCCACAATAATCGACAAAGAGTTTCTCGCCAGCGTGGTGCACCTGGCGCAGACTGCGTTTGAGCGTCTGTCGCCACGTGCGATACCGAGCACAGAACTGCGGATAGCTGTAGTGTGGACCGGCACTACTCGTTTGATACTCTTCCCACAGCAATTGCAGGGTCACCCCTTTGCGCTGCAACTCCTGATGAAGGGTGGCAAAGTCTGGGGCGGTCCGCGTCACTCGGTCCTGCGGGCCCCGCGAGCCAAAGAGTCGCTGTTCCAGTTCCTCTTCGCTCATGCCCTCGGGTAAGGGCCACCTCAGCCCCGCTTACTCCGCCCGGCGGAAATACCCGACGACGGTGCCGTACGCAATGTGTAAGCTCGCCGCAATCTGGCGATTCGTCAGCTTAGCCGTATGGCGTAAACGTAAAACGTCTTTGATCTTGCGCATGGAAATCCTTGGATTCGCCATCTTTCCTCCTCCTCACAACAAATGAGGTAGGATGGAAAGCGCGATGCGGATTTGCCAGCGCTCGTTGTCAGAGACAATTCTTGAACCTGATCACCCATTCTTGAACTTGATCACCCATTCTGGTTTCGGTGTCTTACTGATCACGTTGAACCAGAATCACTGATCAACTTGCATCAGAATCGATGATCACGTTGCATCAGAATCGGTGATCATTTTGGTCCAGAAAACGCAGTAGTTCGCTCAGGGTGTGTGGATCACCCCCAGCCGCTAACTCTACCCGGTCAATCAAGGCGGACATCTCGCTCATCGTGAGTTCACTAATACGCCCCTCGTAGAGCGCTTCAGCAAGGGCATGCAACTGTCCATAGCCAAGGGGACCAAGGGGCGGTGGGACATCACGCCCCACAGCGAAGAGTCGTCGCTTCTGGGCTAAGCTGTTCAGAGCGGTCAGCTTGGCATCAGCGAGGGAGGCTGCGCAATCATCCCCGGCTTCAGGCTGCGCAATAAGTCCTGAGAGTTCGGGAAATGCCAATCGACAGCAATTCTTCAACGAGGCTTTCCAGACCATGAACCCAGGCTTGTCGATTCAGAAGTGACTCTCTCCCCCTTCCCGCTTGCGAGTTTCCCAGCCCTTCTTATCAATCTGGAAGAGATAGGGATGAGGGCGGTCTGAGCGTTGAATCTCAGCCCAACCACCAAGCAGCGTATCCTGTCCCACGTACTGCCCCCGCTTGCGCACGGTCAATCGGGCAGCGATGCCTGTGGGCTCTGAGACGTTGCCTGCTGCGAAGTCGGTGAGCAACTTTTGCCGCAATACATCACTGATGAGGTAGTGATCGAAGCCACCAACCAGCGCCTCCTTGATCGTTTGCAGCGCGGCTTCCACAATGAGGCCACTGTCATGGCTGACGAAGCTCGGATGCCGTTCCATTCGGCGAAACCAGGCGTCTTTGCTCACCATGATGACGGGCCTGCCGGCGACGACCATGAAGTGTGCCTCATGGGCAAAAGGATCAATCCCGTTGTGCGCACACCAGAGTAACATATAGTGACTTTGATTGATATTCGCCTCAGGGCAGATCATGTTGCGGAATAGCGTCGCAGAAAGCGAGACGGTCTGCCCATCAGGGGTGTGATATTCCACTACGTCATAGGAAGAAGAGACAGGAGTCGGGAGCGAGGCGGAGGGCACAACCGGTGCGGTTTCTGAACACGAAGGGTTCGGTCCCGCCCATTTGCCCGCTTTCAGTAGTTCATTGAGCACGGCCTCACGAGTCGTTGGCTTGAGCACTTCGCGTTCGCCGTGGACACGACAGGCAATCTCACATTGGTTGCGGTCGGTGAAATCGAATTGACAAAGTTCTTGTTCGTGCATTGGTGCTCCTTACTGTAGCCAGATTTTGAATCCCTGGCTGAGTTTCAGTCGTCGTGACCGTTCAAAGCGGGTGAACAATTCCTGACAGGCACCCTCATATTCAGCCCCGCTCGTCACCCCTTGGGCCTCTAATGCGTGAAGTACATCCTCAGCATCGTAGAGCGCGCTGAAATGGTCGGGATGGTGTTCGATGAGCCAGCAAAGCAAACTGTCCCATGCCACGTAAGGGTTAGGGGCGTCTTCTTGCCCTAACGGGTGAGGGAGGAAGGGGCGGTCTTGTCCAGTCTTGGCCACTGATTTTTTCCCCACATCTCTAGGACTCGAACCCGACAAAACCGACGAAACCGGTTTTGTCGGTTTTGTCGGTTCCTTACTGTAGGTATGGGGAGGATTTTTTGCTTCTCGTAGTAGCGCGTTCAAGTACTTCATTCTGCCTCCCCTTTTTGCCCCAATTGAGGGTTGATCCGATAGCGTAACCGTGGTCGCCCGCCCTGTTCTCCGGGAGTGCCTTTTTCCAGGCGTACCCAGTGGAGTTCTTCAAGGAGGAGAACAGCGTCACGTGCCTCGTCCAGTGTCGCTAATCCTGCCCAGCCTTTGCGTAGTACTGTTCCTGAGGTGAAGGGGTTCGGTAAATCCTTCGCCTGGATTCGTTCAGCGAGTTTCCGTGCTGCGAAAAGGGCATGTCGGGCTAGGGCTTGGTAGACCCTTCGCGCATGAGCCTCGAAAAAGTCGCACCATCCGGCAGCCAGTCTTGCCGCTGACTCCGAGACCGCGCCTTCTGCTCTTCCATCAAGGAGGTCGAGCAAGTGAAAGAGGAGGGCTAGTGAGGGCATCAGGCTTCGATACTTGGACAAGTGCGCTTCTAAAGCCGGATGATTCTCACGGGAGCGCAGTTTTTGCTCCAGATCGCCACGCCATTCGTCAAACACTCCCTGAGCCCGTGGTGTGAAGTGCAGAGAAGGAATCGTCTCTCCCTCAAGGAGGGGAATTCCGTGAGCAGGCAGGTCTATCGTATCGAGCTTCTCGAACAGCTTAAACGCACGCTCCTTCGCTTCACTATTGGGCCAACGGTCAACGTTCCTCCAACTACTTGGCTCATCAGGGTACACGAGGAGTTGAAATCGCTGAATCAGCCCGTCATCCCCACTACTACCACCGTTCACCGCAGATCGAAGGTACGCAGCGAGAGGTCCTGGTTGAATCCCGCCAAAAATGGAAACACAGGTGGACGCAATGAAAAGTGTCCCACGACCAATGCGATCGTAGATATATGAGCCTCTCCCATCCCAGGCTTCGAGATAAAAAGCTCTATCGTTCTCATGTCCGTCGCGGTCCAGAGTACGCAACCACCCCGTCAGTTCGTCGCGGAAAAGCACGATGCCATGTGGGTTTTCGTTCAAGATCACACCGAGTTTTTCGACCGTACTATCGTTGACTAGATAACGGGGAAGAAAAGGTTGAGTGCTTTGCTCAGGAGCAATTGCCTCCTGAGCAAGACGACATGCGCTTTCACGGTCGCCGGTTTTGAGCGCCGCCTTGATTTTCTTTTCGGTATCCTCTCGTGCGAGCTTAGTAACGAGCTGTGTCGCTTCCCATGCTCGTATGTCCTGCTCGTGACGTTCGCGCGCTTGTAACTGGAGGCGGTGAAGTGGTTTGAACACTTCTGTGAGAGCCGGTGTCTTCATAATGCCTGGACGACCGATGATTGCTCCCCACAGATTCGGGACCACAAGCCAATCATCATGACGCTTGGGTCTGATTCCGACTTTTCTCCCGACAACGCCCGCCAGTGCCCCGAGTGCGCCCACGGCTGGGAAATCGAGGGCGCATTGTAATCGCTCTGCAATATCGCTGAGCCACGGGCGGAGAGGTTCGGGAAGAAGAACTTCAGCAAAAGAAGGGACTGGTAGCAGTTGAGAAGGTAGCTCTATGGGCTCGGGCCACGATATAGCACCATCAGTTACTTCACTCGTTTCGCCCTTTTCGGTTTGCTCATTCCCGTTGCCGGAAAACATCGAAAATTCACGCTCTAAATCTTTCTGTAACCACGGGTGATCGGCAAGGAGGGATGCTTCTTCTCGTGTGACGCGGTCAAGTTCTGCATTCACGGTGCGATAGCGTTCCCGAATTTCGCTAATATCCTCGTCTTTATAAAACCCTGGATCGAGAGCAAACTGTGCCAGATCGTCTTTGCAGTTTGCCTTTTGCGCTTGTAACTCTTTGCGACGCTGAGAAAGCGTATTATAAGCAGAGCGCATAGAGGGCGAGTCACTTGCTGTGATCAATTTGCACCCCCGTTCTTTGTCATCTCTCTCCGTTTTTCTCGCGCAGCCACGTGAGCACTTCTGACCGATCGTATCGAACTGTGCGCCCGATCCGCACACGAGGCAGGTCTGTTAGTCGTGTATCTTTACGAATCTTTGCGACGGAGACACCAAGGAAGTTTGCCAGAGTTTTTGCCGTGTCTAAATTTTCCATATTCCCTCCAAGCCAAAAAAAAAGCCCGGCACCTCACAAGGAGATACCGGGCCTGGTTGTTCCAA contains:
- a CDS encoding helix-turn-helix domain-containing protein — its product is MENLDTAKTLANFLGVSVAKIRKDTRLTDLPRVRIGRTVRYDRSEVLTWLREKNGER
- a CDS encoding IS21 family transposase; protein product: MSEEELEQRLFGSRGPQDRVTRTAPDFATLHQELQRKGVTLQLLWEEYQTSSAGPHYSYPQFCARYRTWRQTLKRSLRQVHHAGEKLFVDYCGPTVPVIDGLTGAVRSAQIFVAVLGASNYTYAEATWTQSLPDWIGSHVRTLTFFGGVPQLVIPDNLKAGVAKACRYEPELNPTYAEWARHYNTVVLPARPYKPKDKAKVEVGVQIVERWILAQLRHQQFFSLAELNTAITALLTTLNQRPFKKLPGSRHSQFLTHEQPALQPLPATPYEYAEWRQARVHLDYHLEVEGHFYSVPHRFVRQAMDVRLTVTTVEIFHKSERIATHRRSSRKGSHTTLAEHMPKAHQRHLEWTPGRFLNWAQTIGAATRTLVQHLLEHHAHPEQGYRSCLGLLQLAKRYSAPRLEAACQKAI
- a CDS encoding DUF3987 domain-containing protein, producing the protein MLPVPSFAEVLLPEPLRPWLSDIAERLQCALDFPAVGALGALAGVVGRKVGIRPKRHDDWLVVPNLWGAIIGRPGIMKTPALTEVFKPLHRLQLQARERHEQDIRAWEATQLVTKLAREDTEKKIKAALKTGDRESACRLAQEAIAPEQSTQPFLPRYLVNDSTVEKLGVILNENPHGIVLFRDELTGWLRTLDRDGHENDRAFYLEAWDGRGSYIYDRIGRGTLFIASTCVSIFGGIQPGPLAAYLRSAVNGGSSGDDGLIQRFQLLVYPDEPSSWRNVDRWPNSEAKERAFKLFEKLDTIDLPAHGIPLLEGETIPSLHFTPRAQGVFDEWRGDLEQKLRSRENHPALEAHLSKYRSLMPSLALLFHLLDLLDGRAEGAVSESAARLAAGWCDFFEAHARRVYQALARHALFAARKLAERIQAKDLPNPFTSGTVLRKGWAGLATLDEARDAVLLLEELHWVRLEKGTPGEQGGRPRLRYRINPQLGQKGEAE